The following proteins come from a genomic window of Flavobacteriaceae bacterium MAR_2010_188:
- a CDS encoding GDP-L-fucose synthase codes for MNKDSKIYVAGHRGLVGSAILKNLESKGYRNLLTRTHSDLDLTNQESVSQFFDKEKPEYVFLAAAKVGGIVANNTYRADFIYHNLMIQNNVIHNSYLNKVKKLLFLGSTCIYPKDADQPMSEDSLLTGALEYTNEPYAISKIAGIKMCESYNLQYGTNYISVMPTNLYGPNDNFDLEKSHVLPALIKKMHLAKLLSENNKEQIIKDLSLENFEDAKEYLLQFGVTAESVEIWGSGKPKREFLWSEDMADACVFIMEKRDFKDTLSGSDEIRNTHINIGTGKDISIKELAETIKDTVGFTGKLIFNSDKPDGTMRKLTDVSKLHDLGWNHRIELKEGINKMYEWYVGKQ; via the coding sequence ATGAATAAAGATTCTAAGATATATGTAGCTGGACATCGAGGTCTAGTCGGAAGCGCAATCTTAAAAAATCTGGAGAGCAAAGGATATAGAAATCTTTTGACTAGAACTCATTCTGACCTCGATTTGACCAACCAAGAATCTGTATCACAGTTCTTCGATAAGGAAAAACCCGAATATGTATTTCTGGCCGCTGCAAAAGTAGGCGGTATCGTTGCAAATAACACTTATAGAGCCGATTTTATATATCATAACTTAATGATTCAGAATAATGTGATTCATAACAGTTATTTAAATAAGGTTAAAAAACTTTTATTCCTTGGCAGCACCTGTATTTATCCAAAAGATGCTGATCAGCCAATGAGCGAGGATTCGCTTCTTACGGGCGCTCTAGAGTATACAAATGAGCCTTATGCCATTTCAAAGATTGCGGGGATAAAAATGTGCGAAAGTTATAATTTACAGTATGGCACAAACTATATTTCGGTTATGCCTACAAATCTATATGGCCCAAACGACAATTTCGATTTAGAAAAATCTCATGTGCTACCAGCATTGATAAAAAAAATGCATTTGGCTAAACTTCTTTCTGAGAACAATAAAGAACAAATTATAAAGGACTTGTCACTGGAAAATTTTGAGGATGCAAAAGAGTATCTACTTCAATTTGGAGTAACTGCTGAAAGTGTTGAAATTTGGGGTTCTGGCAAGCCAAAAAGAGAATTTTTATGGTCCGAAGACATGGCAGATGCTTGTGTTTTTATTATGGAAAAGAGAGATTTTAAGGATACGCTTTCAGGTTCTGATGAAATTAGAAATACCCATATAAATATTGGTACCGGTAAAGATATTTCAATTAAAGAATTGGCGGAAACAATTAAAGATACTGTTGGCTTCACTGGAAAACTTATTTTTAATTCTGATAAGCCAGATGGTACAATGCGTAAACTTACTGATGTTTCTAAACTTCACGATTTAGGATGGAATCATAGAATAGAGTTGAAAGAAGGAATAAATAAAATGTATGAATGGTATGTTGGAAAACAATGA
- a CDS encoding 3'(2'),5'-bisphosphate nucleotidase, which yields MNGMLENNEFLQIAIKASLLAGKAIMEVYDTEFTVEHKDDKSPLTEADKKANDIINSFLNSTGIPIISEENKQIDYSERKNWSKCWVVDPVDGTKEFVKRNGEFTVNIALIEDGNPLLGVIYVPASKVLYYSDVKNKFAYKAVIESHEENIEAIPALSEVLSPRKVSENFIVVGSRSHMNEKTTDYISSLQKDGKNVDVISKGSSLKFCLVAEGAADVYPRFAPTMEWDTAAGQAICNAVGVEVISQETKAPLIYNKENLLNPFFLVLN from the coding sequence ATGAATGGTATGTTGGAAAACAATGAGTTTTTACAAATAGCCATTAAAGCCTCTCTGCTTGCCGGTAAAGCCATTATGGAAGTTTATGACACGGAATTCACGGTCGAGCATAAGGACGATAAGTCGCCCCTGACAGAGGCAGATAAAAAGGCGAACGACATCATAAATTCATTCTTAAATTCTACGGGCATTCCTATTATAAGTGAAGAGAATAAGCAGATAGATTATTCTGAAAGAAAAAACTGGAGCAAATGTTGGGTTGTGGATCCTGTAGACGGAACAAAAGAATTTGTAAAAAGAAATGGTGAATTTACGGTTAACATCGCTCTTATAGAGGATGGCAATCCATTATTAGGAGTCATCTATGTCCCTGCATCGAAGGTGCTGTATTATTCTGATGTAAAAAATAAGTTCGCTTATAAAGCTGTTATTGAAAGCCACGAAGAGAATATTGAGGCCATACCGGCCTTAAGCGAAGTTCTTTCGCCGCGCAAGGTGTCCGAGAATTTTATTGTCGTTGGGAGTCGCTCACATATGAATGAGAAAACTACCGATTATATTTCCAGCCTTCAAAAAGATGGAAAGAACGTAGATGTTATTTCAAAAGGAAGTTCTTTAAAATTTTGTTTAGTTGCCGAAGGTGCTGCAGATGTCTATCCGAGATTTGCTCCTACAATGGAATGGGATACTGCTGCAGGCCAAGCAATATGTAACGCGGTGGGTGTTGAGGTTATTTCTCAGGAAACCAAAGCACCACTAATCTATAATAAAGAAAATCTGCTTAATCCGTTTTTTCTTGTTTTAAACTAA
- a CDS encoding Uncharacterized membrane protein: MAKAHKRHIAKAITWRIIGTLDTIMLSWIISGSPLTGLKIGLAEVLTKMLLYYLHERVWFNHKMLNSNKRHLLKTFTWRLVGTLDTMLLAWLITGNPLTGFKIGMAEVITKMALYYFHEKVWYKLDYGLESREHR, from the coding sequence ATGGCGAAAGCCCATAAAAGACATATTGCAAAGGCGATAACCTGGAGGATAATCGGAACTTTAGACACGATTATGCTCTCTTGGATTATTTCAGGAAGTCCATTAACCGGCCTAAAAATTGGATTAGCAGAGGTCTTGACCAAGATGTTATTGTATTATCTTCACGAGCGCGTTTGGTTCAATCATAAAATGTTGAACAGTAATAAACGTCACTTGTTAAAAACCTTTACATGGAGATTAGTTGGCACACTTGACACTATGCTGCTTGCCTGGCTAATTACCGGAAATCCTTTGACAGGTTTCAAAATTGGTATGGCAGAAGTGATTACTAAAATGGCCTTGTATTATTTTCATGAAAAGGTTTGGTATAAATTAGATTATGGTCTAGAAAGCAGGGAACACAGATGA
- a CDS encoding adenylylsulfate kinase, translating into MSTAENISKHSYNLERIHREKLNNHKSLLLWFTGLSGSGKSTIANEVEKRLHNMEIRTYTLDGDNVRKGINKDLSFSPEDRTENIRRIAETSNLMLDAGIVVLAAFVSPYKKDRDGIRSVVKDVNFVEIFVNTSLAECEKRDVKGLYEKARKGEIKNMTGISAPYEQPTNPEIEIITEGLSIEEAAELVVSYVLPKIKLL; encoded by the coding sequence ATGAGCACGGCAGAAAACATTAGCAAACATTCTTACAATTTAGAGCGAATACACCGAGAAAAATTGAATAACCACAAATCACTGCTATTGTGGTTCACCGGGCTTTCTGGTTCAGGAAAATCCACTATCGCAAATGAAGTTGAAAAGAGGCTTCATAATATGGAAATTCGCACCTATACACTTGATGGCGACAATGTTCGCAAAGGAATAAATAAGGATTTATCTTTTTCCCCTGAAGACAGGACCGAAAATATCAGAAGGATTGCAGAGACTTCGAACTTAATGCTCGATGCCGGCATAGTAGTTTTGGCTGCATTTGTTTCTCCCTATAAAAAAGACCGTGATGGTATTAGAAGTGTCGTTAAGGATGTTAACTTTGTTGAGATTTTTGTGAATACCAGTTTAGCTGAATGCGAAAAAAGGGATGTAAAGGGACTCTATGAAAAGGCTCGTAAAGGTGAAATTAAAAACATGACAGGTATTTCTGCTCCTTATGAACAACCAACTAATCCTGAAATTGAGATTATTACAGAAGGCTTGAGCATAGAAGAGGCGGCTGAGTTGGTAGTTTCATATGTTTTACCCAAAATCAAATTGTTATGA
- a CDS encoding sulfate adenylyltransferase subunit 2: MSKYYLNYIDELESEAIFILREVWAQFENPVILFSGGKDSIVVTHLAKKAFFPSKIPFSLMHVDTGHNFPETIKFRDDLINELDLNLIIGSVQESIDGGRVAEEKGKNATRNALQITTLLDAIESHKVDCAIGGGRRDEEKARAKERFFSHRDEFGQWDPKNQRPELWNLFNGKYFEGEHFRVFPISNWTEMDVWNYIERENIPIPSLYFAHDRDVVYRNGSWIPNSEFLKIEESEEVVNKKIRFRTLGDITITGGIESDADTLEKIVNEVSTMRQTERGNRSDDKRSETAMEDRKRQGYF; the protein is encoded by the coding sequence ATGAGCAAGTATTATTTAAACTATATAGACGAGTTAGAAAGTGAAGCGATATTCATTCTAAGAGAGGTGTGGGCACAATTTGAGAATCCGGTCATTCTATTTAGCGGAGGTAAAGACTCGATAGTGGTAACACATTTGGCGAAAAAGGCATTTTTTCCTTCCAAGATTCCATTTTCATTAATGCATGTTGATACAGGACATAATTTTCCTGAAACAATTAAATTTCGGGATGATTTAATCAACGAACTTGATCTTAATTTAATTATAGGGTCGGTACAGGAGTCAATAGATGGCGGCAGAGTTGCGGAAGAAAAAGGAAAGAACGCAACTAGAAACGCCTTGCAAATTACCACACTGCTTGATGCTATTGAATCTCATAAAGTAGATTGCGCCATAGGAGGAGGAAGAAGGGACGAAGAAAAAGCCAGAGCTAAAGAAAGGTTTTTTTCCCATCGAGATGAATTTGGACAGTGGGATCCTAAAAATCAACGACCAGAATTATGGAATCTTTTTAATGGAAAATATTTTGAAGGTGAACATTTTAGGGTTTTTCCAATAAGTAATTGGACAGAAATGGATGTTTGGAATTATATCGAACGTGAGAATATACCAATACCATCTTTATATTTTGCTCATGATAGGGATGTGGTTTATCGCAACGGTTCATGGATACCCAATTCTGAGTTTTTAAAAATAGAGGAAAGTGAAGAGGTCGTAAATAAGAAAATACGTTTTAGAACCTTAGGAGATATTACAATTACTGGCGGAATCGAATCAGACGCGGATACCTTAGAAAAAATTGTAAACGAAGTGTCTACCATGAGACAAACTGAAAGAGGCAATAGGAGCGATGACAAGCGTTCAGAAACTGCAATGGAAGATCGTAAACGTCAAGGTTACTTCTAG
- a CDS encoding sulfate adenylyltransferase subunit 1 — protein sequence MIDNNQLLRFTTAGSVDDGKSTLIGRLLYDSKSIFEDQLEAIENTSRKKGHDGVDLALFTDGLKDEREQGITIDVAYRYFTTPKRKFIIADTPGHIQYTRNMVTGASTANAAIILVDARHGVIEQTKRHSFIASLLHIPHLIVCINKMDLVNYSEEAYNKVINQFEEFSSKMLVKDIRFIPISALKGDNVVHRSERMEWYQAAPLLGTLETLHISSDINKIDARFPVQTVLRPQNDTHRDYRGYAGRMASGVLRVGDEITVLPSGFISKIKSIDTFEKSLNEAYAPMSVSITLEDDIDVSRGDMIVRSNNKPDTSQDIEAMLCWLNSTPSKPRAKYSIHHTSNEQKAMIKEVVYKYDINTLDRHSDDDELRMNDICRVRIRTTKPLMVDSYRDNRTTGSIILVDDATNETVAAGMVV from the coding sequence ATGATAGATAATAATCAACTATTGAGATTTACCACTGCAGGCAGTGTTGATGATGGCAAAAGCACCCTTATCGGAAGATTGTTATATGATTCTAAATCTATATTTGAAGACCAGTTAGAAGCCATTGAAAATACAAGCAGAAAAAAAGGTCATGATGGAGTGGATTTGGCGCTTTTCACTGACGGGCTTAAAGACGAGAGAGAACAGGGAATTACAATTGATGTTGCTTATCGTTATTTCACTACGCCTAAAAGAAAGTTCATTATAGCAGATACGCCGGGGCATATTCAGTATACCCGGAATATGGTCACTGGCGCTTCAACTGCAAATGCCGCAATTATCTTAGTAGATGCCCGACATGGAGTGATTGAACAAACCAAAAGGCATTCTTTTATTGCATCCCTGCTTCACATACCACACCTAATTGTGTGTATTAACAAGATGGATTTGGTTAATTATTCTGAAGAAGCTTACAATAAGGTAATTAATCAGTTTGAAGAATTCTCCTCGAAAATGCTGGTTAAGGATATTCGGTTTATTCCGATTAGCGCCTTAAAAGGCGATAATGTAGTTCATCGTTCAGAAAGAATGGAATGGTACCAAGCAGCTCCTTTATTGGGAACCTTAGAAACATTGCACATCAGCAGTGACATAAACAAGATAGACGCAAGATTCCCGGTCCAAACCGTTTTGCGCCCACAAAACGATACCCATAGAGATTATAGAGGGTATGCGGGGAGAATGGCAAGTGGTGTTCTCAGAGTTGGAGATGAAATTACCGTACTACCGTCGGGTTTTATTTCGAAGATAAAATCCATTGACACTTTTGAAAAATCCTTAAATGAAGCATATGCTCCCATGTCAGTATCTATTACGCTAGAAGACGATATCGACGTGAGTAGAGGGGATATGATAGTTAGGTCAAATAATAAACCAGACACTTCACAAGATATTGAAGCTATGCTTTGCTGGCTAAACAGTACGCCTTCAAAACCCAGAGCTAAGTATAGTATACATCATACTTCAAATGAACAAAAGGCAATGATCAAGGAAGTGGTTTACAAGTATGATATAAATACTCTAGATCGCCATTCTGATGACGATGAGTTACGAATGAATGATATTTGTAGAGTTAGAATAAGGACCACTAAGCCGCTGATGGTCGATTCTTACAGGGATAACAGGACCACTGGTAGTATTATTTTGGTAGATGATGCCACAAATGAAACGGTAGCTGCTGGGATGGTGGTGTGA
- a CDS encoding methyltransferase, FkbM family: protein MVKFLFRPTTRQIASKYIERIEKNSFYEVRFKNLPNTLFWPLEFDINSVYQVTSETFDSEDWHYYRKNHTDVENGEILLDIGTAEGLFPLAIINTCEKIFLVEPSQSFCEALATTFKPFEEKVVIHNTAVGDEDGVINFSEDALMGRIGEHQGSINHMINLRKIDSIIPENQKITYIKADIEGYEYEMLKGAKQTIKKNKPKIAITAYHKENIAKEMIDLILTYVPEYNYYVKGIFEQGPKPVMIHFWID, encoded by the coding sequence ATGGTAAAGTTTCTCTTTAGGCCAACAACAAGACAAATTGCCAGTAAATATATAGAACGGATCGAAAAAAATTCATTTTATGAAGTTAGATTTAAGAATCTTCCAAACACACTTTTTTGGCCTTTAGAATTCGATATCAACTCTGTTTATCAAGTAACATCAGAAACCTTTGACTCCGAGGATTGGCATTATTACAGAAAGAACCACACAGATGTTGAAAATGGCGAAATCTTATTGGATATCGGGACGGCCGAGGGACTTTTTCCCCTGGCAATCATTAATACGTGTGAAAAAATATTCTTAGTAGAACCAAGCCAATCATTTTGTGAAGCATTAGCAACAACCTTCAAACCTTTTGAAGAGAAAGTTGTAATTCATAATACAGCGGTTGGCGATGAGGATGGTGTTATAAATTTTTCAGAGGACGCACTTATGGGCCGAATAGGTGAACATCAAGGAAGTATAAATCATATGATTAACTTAAGAAAAATTGACTCCATAATACCAGAAAATCAGAAAATCACCTATATAAAAGCCGATATTGAGGGTTACGAGTATGAAATGCTAAAAGGGGCAAAACAAACAATTAAAAAAAATAAGCCCAAAATTGCAATAACCGCCTACCACAAAGAGAATATTGCCAAAGAAATGATCGACTTGATTTTAACTTATGTGCCTGAATACAACTATTATGTAAAAGGTATTTTTGAACAGGGCCCAAAACCAGTAATGATTCATTTTTGGATTGACTGA